The DNA window ACCACGACGGTGGCCTATTTTGACGAAGGCAAGGCTTACTTTGCGCATGTTGGAGACAGCAGAGCTTACTGTATTCGTAATAAAAAAATATCCCAAATAACAGAAGATCACTCTTTGGTTCATGAACAGTTGAAAAGTGGTTTAATCACAGAAGAAGAAGCAAAAAATCACCAACTAAAAAATATCATAACAAGATCTGTAGGCGTGCAAGAAGAGGTAGAAACTGATACAATAGTATGGAAGGTGCAAAAAGATGATATTTACCTCCTGTGCTCGGACGGTTTATCAAACATGGTAACAAATAAAGAAATGCAAGATATTGTCGCTTCAACAGACACGGAAACGGCGTCAAGAGCTTTAGTAGACTTGGCCAATGAACGTGGTGGAGATGACAATATTAGCGTTATTTTAATAAGAATAGATGAACTTTAGGGCAAGCTTTATACTGTTAATCAAGAGGCATTCATTGCAATTTTTGCCCATTAAGGTAGTAAGCATTTTGTGCAAAGGTTTTTAGCAAGTTGTTGAAATAATTCAAAAAAGAAAGTTATAGCATGAAAAAACAGAAAAAAAGTACGGTTTTTACCTTCATGTTCATTCCTGAGCGGCATTGGGGCGTTAAAAAGTGGATTGTCAGCAGAAAATGGCTGAAAAATGCGGCTATAGCCATGGCTTGCTTTACCGTTATTTCAGCAATTTCTATAACGTACAGTGCGCGGGACGTATTTTTGTCTTTATCACAAGAAAAAAAAGAAGATCGTATTGAGTTACTTGAAAGCAAAATACGGGTTTTAAAAACAGAGTTGTATGAAGCTCAGGTAACTCTAGCGCGTTTGGATACTTTTGAGCAAAAACTTAGAACGATGGCTCGTGTTGAAAAGAGTGGTTTAGCCATTGGTCCTTTAACGGAAGAAGAGCAAAATATCATTGACCACAAAGAAAATCCTTTGGATTTTTCACAAATTGGAGAAATCAAAGAGGATGATTTTGCTGCACTTGAGATGACCGCAAAAAATATTCAGAGAAAAGCCAGCATCAGGGAGCAGAGCTTGCAGCATTTGTATGAATTGTTAAGAGATCAGAGCTCATTGATTGCCGCTACACCATCAATTTGGCCAGTCCGTGGTTGGGTGTCCTCCCACTATGGTAAGAGGATTTCACCTTTTACTGGGCAAGTAAAGCATCATCATGGGGTTGATATTCCGGCACCAATTGGCACAAAGGTATTGGCAGCGGCAGATGGCGTTGTTATAAAAGTTGCTACAGAAAGTGGCTATGGCAAAGTGGTTAGTATCCGCCATGGCTATGGCATGGTGACGCGTTATGGACATAATTCAAAAAATTTAGTGAAAGTTGGACAAAAAGTGAAGCGTGGAGAAGTTGTTGCTGAAGTTGGGAACACAGGACGTTCTACTGGCCCACACCTTCATTATGAAGTTAGAATCAATGGGGTTCCAGTCAACCCTATGAAGTATATGGTTGACTAAAAAGCTTTGGGGGATAGCTTATAAGTCTACTTAAGTTCACCCATTATAGATTTTAGGGAAATGGTATTGATATGTTGGCAAACATCACAAAAAAAATTTTTGGTACGCAAAACGATAGAGACTTAAAAGCTTTTCAACCATGGGTAGATAAAATTAATCTTTTGGAGCCAGAGATGATGGCTTTGAGTGATCAAGCTTTAAAAGCGAAAACCCAACAGTTTAAAGAGCATTTAGCGCAAATAGCCGATGAAGATAAGCAAATAGCTGAATTGGATAAACTGTTACCAGAAGCCTTTGCTGTATGTAGAGAAGCGGGTAGAAGAGCTTTAGGAATGCGGCACTTTGATGTTCAGTTGATTGGTGGCATAGCGCTTCACCAAGGAAAAATTGCCGAGATGCGCACGGGTGAAGGTAAGACTTTGGTGGCAACTTTACCAGTTTATCTAAATGCCTTGTTGGGAAAAGGTGTTCATGTTGTAACCGTTAATGATTACTTGGCTAAGCGTGATTCAGAGTGGATGGGGCAACTGTATAACTTTTTAGGCTTAACTGTGGGTAATGTTGTCAACGGTATGATGGACGAAGAGCGTAGGGATGCCTATGCCTGTGATGTAACTTATGGTCAGAATAATGAATTTGGTTTTGATTACTTAAGAGATAACATGAAGTATCGTTTGGAAGACTATGTTCAACGTGAGCATTATTTTGCCATTGTTGATGAAGTTGACTCTATTCTAATTGATGAGGCCAGAACGCCTCTTATTATTTCTGGTCCAACCGATGATTCTACAGATAAATATTATGTAGTTAACAAAGTGATTCCGCATTTGACCAACGAAAAAGATTATACACTGGATGAAAAAACCAAAAGTGCCTTGCTGACGGAGCAAGGTGTTGCCAAAGTTGAAGAACTGTTAAAAATAGAGAATTTATATGCTCCAGAACATATGGAGTTGGTTCACCACGTTAACCAAGCTTTAAGAGCACATACTTTATTTCATAAAGATGTAGACTACATGGTTAAAGATGGTGAAGTTATGATTGTTGATGAGTTCACCGGTCGTTTAATGCAGGGTAGACGCTGGTCAGATGGTTTACACCAGGCTATAGAAGCAAAAGAAAATGTTAATATTGAAAACGAGAATCAAACTTTAGCCTCAATTACGTTCCAAAATTACTTTAGGATGTTTAAGAAACTTTCTGGGATGACAGGTACTGCAGAAACGGAAGCTGAAGAGTTTCATAAAATATATAAGCTTGATGTTATGGTTATTCCAACCAATAAGCCTATTGCCAGATTGGATGACCCTGATATCATTTACAGAACAGAACAAGATAAATTTAAATATATTGCAGATGATATCAAGGAAAAAAATGTTCTTGGACAGCCTGTTTTGGTGGGAACCGTTTCTATTGAGAAGTCAGAAAAACTTTCTAATTATCTTAAACGTTTGGGTGTAAAACACAATGTTCTCAATGCAAAGCAACATGAAAATGAGGCGGGTATTGTTAAGCATGCTGGACAAAAAGGCCAAGTGACGATTGCTACAAATATGGCCGGTCGTGGAACAGATATTGTCTTGGGTGAGGGCGTTGTTGATTTAGGTGGTTTGCATATTATTGGTACTGAAAGACATGAGTCAAGACGTATTGATAACCAGCTTAGAGGACGTGCTGGTCGGCAAGGTGATCCTGGGTCCTCACGTTTTTACTTGTCACTAGAAGATGACTTGATGCGTATTTTTGCCAGCGATTGGGTGCAAAAACTGCTTGATTGGGCTGGTATGAAAGACGGCGAAGCCATTGAGCATAAAATGACAACCAAAGCCATTGAAAATGCGCAAAGAACCATTGAAGGGCAAAACTTTGATATTCGTAAGCACCTTTTAAAATATGACGATGTCATGAATCAACAACGGCAAGTTATTTATTCTCAACGTAAAGCGGTTTTAGGTGAAGGTGCTATTGATAAAATTCTAGAAGACGACATAGAAGCTGTAGCGGAAGAGCTGGTTCTACAACATACAAACCAGGGTGATAGTCAAGAGTGGGATTGGGACAGCTTAGAAGACAACTTAAAGCGGGTTTTTAACTTTAGTGATGATCAACTCAATACAATTAAAACGGGTCAATACAAAAGCCAGGAAGACTTAAGAGATGTGTTGTGCGATGAAGCTCTGGCTAACCTTAAGGACAAGCAGGAACAACACTCTTCTGAGTTGATGGATGCTATTAAAAGAGAAATAAAACTCAGAACCATAGATGGCCTGTGGAAAGATCATTTATTGAATATGGATCACCTTAAAGAAGCTGTTGGTTGGGAAGGCTACGCACAAAAAGATCCCTTGGTAGTCTATAGGATTAAGGGTTTTGAGATGTTTTCTCAGATGCTGTACTCGATTTCGCAGACAAGTTTGGAAAGAATATTTCATGTTCAAGTCAATGTTTCAGAGCAGGATGATGCACAAGAAATGTTTGCTCAAAGAAGTCAACAAAGATCAAAAACAGGTCGAGGCCAAGGAATAGCTTTGCCCAATAGACCAAAAGCCAATGATACCAATATTCATACAACTGTTCGCAGAGAGGGTGAAAAGGTAGGCAGGAATGACCCCTGTCCATGTGGCTCGGGTAAAAAATATAAAAAATGTCATGGAGCAGACTGAAGTGAAAGACACAGATCAACATCAAGCAGAGTGTATAGTCCCAGAAACCTTTGAAGGTTGGGCAACTTTACATTTAATGTACACCATTGACTGGAGAAAGTGGTCTCTTTTAAGTGAAGGTGAGCAAGAGCAAAACTTGGGACAGCTGCAGCATTTCTTAGAAAATAATGAGACGCTTGACAATGAACAAGGACATTCAGCCATCTTTGCTCAGCTGGGTCATAAAGGTGACTTGATGTTGCTGCATTTTCGTAAAACTTTAGAGCAGTTAAAACAGGTAGAAAATGAATTTGCTTTACTCAATATTGCAGACTTTTTAGAAAAAAAACATTCTTATGTGTCTTATGTAGAGCTTGGCATGTATGCATTTACCCATAAATTACATGCGGAATTATTGGATAAGGGTTTAAAACCAAACTCAGATGAGTGGCAAAGCGCATGGACAGAAAATATGAAAGAGCAAGAGGCGCGCGTTCATAACCGTTTATTTACAAATATTCCAGATGAAAAGTATCTTTGTTTTTACCCCATGAATAAACTGCGCAACGATGTGAATAACTGGTACACCGTTCCGTTTGAAAAACGTCAGAGTATGATGCTTGAACATGGCATGATTGGTCGAAAGTACGCAGGTAAAGTCAATCAAATTATATCTGGCAGTATTGGTTTTGATGACTGGGAGTGGGGTGTAGATTTGTTTGCCAATGATCCCATTGTATTTAAAAAGCTGGTTTATGAAATGCGCTATGATGAAGCCAGTGCTCTTTACGGTGAGTTTGGTCCATTTTATATTGCCTACAGACTCAGACCCAATGATCTTGAAGGTTTTTTTGTGAGTTAAAAAAGCCAGTTAAGCCAAAGGCCATGATGCAGTGATCTTGGATAAAGTTTAATGCTTACATCAATAGGGCTATTGTATCAGCTATTTTAAGCCTATGATTTTTGAGTGCATTGAAACTAAACAACTGCTTTTCAAATTATTAAATAAATTATTTTTTCTCAACCGTTACAGGTTTGTTATTGCTTTTTACGGGGTTGGGAATAGGTTTTTTTACGCGTTTACTTGGTTTTTTATCATCGTCGTTGAATGGCTTATGTTTAAACTTCTTTTTACCGTTGCCTTTTCTCTTCTTACCCTTTTTGGCATTGTTTTTTTCGTCGTTGCGATGGTCTTTTTCTTTTTGAACAATGATATAGTCAGCCAAGAAAATCAGTTCCCCCACTTCTAAGGCAAACTTTGGAGTTTTTTCTTCTTCTTTATCTTTCTTCAAAGCAGTCACTTTTCTTAAGCGGTCTTGCATTTTTGGATTCACCACTCTACTGGCATCAATAGCTAAATTGAAACGATCTTCATTTTTCCAAGAAAATTCAGTTTTTAAAGCTTCAAGCAATTGCGGTCTTAATGCTTCAGCACGGTCTTTCCAACTGGGTCTTTTGGGTTTTAAAGCTTCTGCATTGTTACCTGGAGATGATTGAGCAGCATCATTTTGATTGTTTTGTTCATCTGCATGGCTGGCTTCGGTGTCTGGAGTTTTTGTTGTATCACCTTGCTCTTTTGGAGCCGCAGTTTCTTGATTTTCAGTGCTGGTTTCTTGGTTTACAGTAATGGCTTGATCTTCTTCAGTAGAAGAAGTATCTGGGGATGTGTTTTCTTGAAGGTCTTGAGATGTCTCAGTATTGTTTTGTTCAAGCTGTTCATCTAACGCAACTTTTTCTTGGATTTTCTCCTCAGGTTTAGAGACAGACTTTGTTTCATGTGTTTTCATCAGCTGAGATTGGATTGTTAGTAGCTTTTTTATTTCTAGACCTGTAAATTCAGTTACTGTTTTCATCTTATCGTTACCTTTTATTTTATTATGCACTGTTTGAGCGTTAAAACGCCAAGTACCACACAAATTGCGCATTTTGCTAGACTTGTCAATGTAATTTCTTCATTTAACAGGACGCTGTAGGTTATGGCTAATAAAATCCAAGCTCAAATGCATAGAAATGTTTGCAAGGATAAGATTTTTTGTTAGTTCATGCATATGAGACAAGTTACTATTTTATCTACGCTTTTTGTTTTGAGTCTTTTTTTTATTCCTCTATCTTCAGCCATGACCAATAAGTCGGTGACCAAAGAAAAAGACATAGAGACAGAGAAAATTAAATATTCATGGGATGATCAAGAATTTCATGGCTATTTGGCCAAGCCTAAAAAATTAAAAAAGCATACACCCGCGATATTGATTGTGCACGAGTGGTGGGGGCACAATGCCTACGCTCAAAAAAGAGCGGAAATGTTGGCAGAGGAAGGCTATATTGCTTTGGCTATTGATATGTATGGTAATGGAGAAAAAGCTCAGCACCCGTCTGAAGCAGGCAAAATGGCATCGCGCGTGAGTGGAAATATTGATTTAATGAAAAAAAGATTTCATGCAGGTATGAAAATTTTATCATCACAAGCGATGGTTGATGGTGATCGTATTGCTGCTCTGGGGTACTGCTTTGGCGGTGGAGTTGTTTTGCAAATGGCGCGAGAACGTTTACCGTTAACTGCAGTTATCAGCTATCACGGCAGTCTTTCTACAAGCCAGCCTGTAAAAGGTACAGAAGAAATGCCTAAGGTTTTAGTTTTTCATGGCAGTGACGATCCATTGGTTAGTGAGGAAGATCTAGAGAAATTTAAACAAGAAATGAAGGCTGCACAAGCAGACTATGATGTAGTTGAGTTTCCTGGAGTTAAACATGCTTTTACCAACCCTGATGCAACGGAATTAGGTGAGAAATTTTCTCTGCCTCTAGAGTATAACAAAAAAGCAGATCAAGCGTCATGGGAACGAAGTTTGATGTTTCTTAAGAACGTTTTTACCCAGACCAAACAAAAAACAGTTAAAGCAAAAGTAGTTAATGAAAACCAAAAAGCCGAACCCAAAGAAGAAAAAAAAGAGCTGTAAGCTGGTGTAAAACAAACCCTTACGTCCATGCACAAAAAAAGTAAAAAGACTCGTTCTCGTCTGGTTTTTGAAAAAGGAAGAGTCTTATCACATAGGCCCAAGCTTAATTTTCAAAAAACCCAATCCCAATTTTTACGGGATCCTTATTTTTATTTGTTGGATTCAGGCTGGTCAAGTTACTTCATTTTTTTTGTAATGGCTTTTGTTTTAGTTAATGCTTTATTTGCAGGTCTTTACTGTTACAGCTCTGCTCAAATTTCAGCTTTAGATAAAAATAGTTTTCTGCAGGGCTTTTTTTTTAGTGTACAAACTTTTTCTACAGTGGGTTATGGCATGATGTCACCACAAAATGCAGTAGCCAACACACTGGTATCCATACAAATTATGGTAGGGGTTCTATATACAGCTGGTTTTACAGGTTTGTTTTTTGCTAAACTCTCCAAACCTAAAGTCAAAATTATGTTCAGTAAAAATATGTTAATCCATAAACAAAATGGTCAAGATGTTTTAATGTTTAGAGTCGCCAACCAAAGAGCCAATGCTATTGTTATGGCAGAAATGACGGTGAATGCTTTAATTGATGAGATCAGCCAAGAAGGAGAGCATAGTAGAACCATTAAAAATCTAAAACTACAAAGAAAAAAAACATCTCTATTTGCGCTGTCTTGGAGCGTTTATCATGTTATTAATGATGATAGTCCTTTGCATGATTTTAGAGAAAACAAAGATGAACATCCGATGATTGCTTTATCTGTTATGTTAACCGGTTATGATGGAACCCAATCACAAACCATTTATAAAAACCATGTTTATTATCCTGAAGATATAAAATTTGATGCTTATTTTGAGGATATTGTTGAAGTGAATGATATGGAAGAGCTGAGTATTAGATACGAAAACTTTCATCAAATAAAAAACAAGGGCTAAAGAAATTTTCTTTTGGCGTTCAGTTTCTGAAAAACAGTATAAATATTTAATATAATTGCATTATTGTGTATAATGGAAGTATGCGTTATTTTAGTTTGTTTAACTTATGGATTCTTTTATTTTTTGCGAGTTCGTGCAGTCAAAGTAACAGTCCCTACAAGCTAAGAACTTTTCATACCAGCCCAGATTTAGGGGCGTTTAAATTAACAGTAGATGATAAAGAGCATGCTGAACAACTTAGTTACGCTGAAGTAACACCATATAAAGCAGTTAATAAAAAAATTCTTGATTATAAAGCTTACAATGAACAAGAAGAGCTTCTTTTTGCTATATCGCATACCTTTAGTCAGAAGGGGGACTATACATTAGTTGTTTCAGGTTACAGTAATGATTTAGACTTTATTATTATTGATGATGAAAAGCCTGAAATTAATAGCAATCAAACGGCTATGCGCTTTTGGAATGGGGTATTATCTAGCTCTGCTTATGATATATATGTTACTTTGCCTGGATCTGGTTTAAATGAAGCGACGATAGATTTTTTGAACTTTGATTATGCAACGGCTTCAACATATTTGAAATTAACATCGGGTAGCTATCAAGTAAGAATCACGGAACCGGGAAGTACTAGCAACCTTGTAGCCAATGAAATTATGAGTTTTTCTGCTGGTAAGGTTTATACGATAGCCTTAATTGAAAAAGCAGGAGGTGGGACTCCTTATGAGCTTGTAGTGTTGGAAGACAATAGTTTATTTTAAATGTCACCAGTAGAAAAAAAAATATTACTTTTGGGTAAAGGTTATGTAGCGCAAGCTTTTGCCCAAAGAATATCAGACGATTTCCCTTGGATAAATTTGACAATCACCTCTAGAGAGAAGCCGGAATGTGTTTATTTTGAACTAGAAAAACAAGCCTCTTGGGAAAATATTACTGATGAGTATGATGCCTGTGTTTGGACTTTTCCTGTCTATGACTTGAAACTGTTTCAACAGTTTTTTAATCAAAAGAAGAGTCTTTTTAAAAAGTTTATTCTACTTGGAACAACAAGCAGTTACAACATTGATTATGATCAGCAAATGATTCATGAGCAATCTGATTTGGATGTTGAGCACAAACGCTACGCTGTTGAAAAGTATCTTTTGCAGCATGAAGGAATCATTTTACGCTGTGCCGGTATTTATGGGCCAGAAAAGAACCCTTTAAACTGGGTAAAGCAAGGAAAAATTAAATCACCTCCCCAAAAATATGTAAACTGGATACATGTTTCTGACTTGGTACAGTTTATTGTCCATGCAATCCTGTATGGAAAAATGGGTGAAAGCTATATTGCAGCAGATGGATGTCCCGTCCAATGGCAAGCGTTTTATGATTATTACAAGGTGAGGCCAGTAGAAAATAAAACAAACTCAAAAAAGCTATCTAAAAAAATCAATAATCAATGGACTCTAGAACAGTTAAAAGTTGATCTCAATTACCCTAGTATTTTGCTAGGGCAGTGTAAATCTTAATTAAGCTGTTGCCGCTCAAATTCAAATAAAAACTTGAAGGTGAGTTTGGCAGATTCATCCTCAGCAAAGCAATTTAAATGGACCTGGATGTACTTCTTCTATGGAGTTTAAAGTAATAGATAGCATATCAGATGGACATAGTACAAAAGGGTCTGTGCAGTTTTCGAGTGTTATTTTATTATTTGATGTGGCAGATTTGATGTTTATGAACAACAAAACTAAAGCACAACAACAATATACGCATTTTTTTTTGCAAATTGGTCTCCCCAAGACAATAACAGTATTTTATCGTAAGGATCCAGCATGCAATAATTCTACGTGTCAAGCTGCAAAACGTTGTTTAACAAGGACAATTCAATTAACTATTTACGTTTAACACTTCGCATATTAGCAGCGAGAATCTTTTTACGCATTCTAATGGTGCTGGGTGTGATTTCAATCCATTCGTCATCATCAATCCACTCAATGCTGTCTTCAAGGCTCATTTTTTTTGTTCCTGCTAAAGTCACTAACACATCAGCATTGGCAGCTCTAAAGTTGGTCAGTTTTTTTTCGCGACAAACATTAATATTGAGATCAGTGTCTTTGTTAAATTGCCCCACAATCATGCCTTCATAAACTTTGGTGCCTGGATCAATAAAAAATATTCCTCTGTCTTCTAGCCCTAATAAAGCATACTCTGTAGAGTCTCCCGTTCTGTCAGCAATCAAAGCACCTTGACTCCTATGTAAAAAAGATTTGGTATTTTCTTTATATCCGTCCAATTGAGAACTCATCAAGCCTTGACCTTTGGTGATGGATAAAAACTTGGAACGCGTTCCTAAAAGACCTTTGGTTGGGATAGTAAATTCAAGGCGAACTCGCTGTTGAGATGTGTCTTGCGTGTTGGCATTGGCTTCATATTTACTCAAAACGCCACCACGGTTTTGAAACAATTGAGAAAGGTCACCCACAGACTCTTCAGGAACATCCAGAACTGCAATTTCATAGGGCTCCAATGTTTTGCCATTTTCATCTTGTTGCGTTAAAACCAAAGGTTTTCCCACTAAAAACTCAAGCCCTTCACGGCGCATTTGTTCAATTAAAATAGCCAACTGCAATTCACCGCGCGCTAAAACTCTAAATTGGTCAGAGCTTTCTGTTTCTTCAAAGCGTAAAGCAACGTTTTGTCTGACTTCTCGCAGTAAGCGTTCGCGTAATTTTCTGGACTGGATAGCTTCACCATCTTGACCGGAAAATGGCGAGTTATTGATAGAGAAAATCATCGATAAGGTAGGCTTTTCAACATTGATACGTTCAAGAGCAGCAATATCTGCGTTAGCAGCAAGTGTATCACCAATTTCAAACTTGTCAGTCCCAGCCACAATACCAATATCTCCAGCATGCAACTGATCAACATCAACTTGCTTTAGACCTTGATAAGTAAAAAGTTTGGTAACGGTAAAGTTTTCTTGCAGAGGCTCTTGATGATTTTTCAGTCCATGGCGAACAATTTTTTGTCCTTTTTGGATAGTGCCGGAATTGATTTTACCAATAGCTAAGCTACCAACGTAGTCAGAGTAAGCCAGGTTTGAAATTAGCATTTGAAAATCTTGGTCAGCAACAATTTTTGGAGCTGGAAAGTCATCAAGAATCAGCTCAAACAGAGGCTTTAAGTCAGCGGTTTTATTGCCTGCAACCAAATCTTCAATTTCATCTTTATCATTTGTACACCAGCCTTCACGACCACAAGCATAAATAATTGGGAAATCTAGTTGTTCATCTGTCGCTTCAAGCTCCATAAATAACTCTAAGACTTCATCAACCACTTCTGAGATTCGGTTAGAATGCCTACACTCGTTCCGATCAACCTTATTAATAACCAGAGCAATTTTATGACCTTTAGCCAAAGCTTTTTGGAGAACAAAGCGAGTTTGAGGCAGTGGCCCCTCTGCGGCATCAACCAAAAGAATGGCACCATCAACCATATTCATGATACGTTCAACTTCACCGCCAAAGTCAGCGTGTCCAGGCGTGTCTACAATGTTGACTTTAATATCACCAACAGTGATTGATGTGTTTTTGGCTAAAATAGTGATCCCGCGCTCGCGCTCAAGGTCCATGGAGTCCATAACACGTTCATCTACACTTTGATGTTCAGCAAAAGTTCCTGCTTGTTTTAATAAAAAGTCAACCAAAGTGGTTTTGCCGTGGTCAACGTGGGCAATGATACAAACGTTTCTAAAATTCATTGGCGGGAGTTTACGGCTTTTTTTCATAAGGTCAAGGCAAAACTTGCCGAGCAAGGTGTTTTTTGGCTAATGTCGCATTTGAAAAACTATGTAAATATTTTGTAGGGGTAAGTAGCTAAAATTAAAAGAAATCATTTGGCATTAAGGTTGCTGTATATTGATTATGATAGTGAAAAATAATTATAATAAAAAAAAGAATTTGGTTTTTTTTCTTAGCATTCTTTTTTCTAGCTTTGTTTATGCTCAGACTGTCAGCCAATATTGGGATTCATTCCAAGCCAATCAAATGAATTCTGAAATATCAGGTGATCAAATAAAACTATGCATGACATTAAAGATGCTCGTTTTACCTGAAGCAAAAAAAAATACCGATTACTTGCGAGATGTTTCTGCTAGCGGAAATGTTTTTCGCTATATGAGAAGTCATTGCCAAGCAAAATACTTTAATAGATATTTAGAGTTACTTGATGATTTGCAGAAAGATATTTTAATTACCCAAAAAATTTTGAAGAAGGATTTTTCAAAAAATTGGACCATGAAAAGTTTGCAAAAAACATTTACGGATTATTGGCGAGCAGATCCTCAGTATGATTTAAACTGTTATGCTAAAAATATAAAGTTGAATGTTGAACAAAAATATATTTTATATTTAGCAATAACTGAATTAAAGCATAAATTTTTTTTAGGGCTTGAAGTCAACGGTTCTAGTCAGAGACAAATTATATTAAAATTGTATGAACGTGTTTATGGTCTGAAAAAAAAGATTGATAAAAAATATCAACTTGACCCTGAGCTTGCAAAAATGATTCTAGAGTTAAAAGAGGAAGCTTTGTTGGAAGCAAAAGATCATCACCTTATTCATGAAGCTCTGATTAATGAGCTAATTGCAAAAGTTCTAAGATCTAGATCTAATATTATTGAATGAATATAAAAAGAAGGCTCAGCTATCTTTAATAGGGTCATCAATATCGTCTGGCAATTTATATTTATCAGCTGTATTTGCTTTACCTTTGGTGTATCGATCAAATAGAGTGTCCCACTCTAATTCAACATGCCCACCGTTTACTTCATGTCTGTGTTTGAAAGCAGACAATAACTCTAGACAGGCATGGTCAATAAATGCCAAGTTTTCAACGTGAAAACAGACGTTTGTCCCAGTATCAATGGTTTCTAATTCATGTCCCAGCTCAGGGAGCGCCAAAAAAGTAGCAGAGCCGTGCAGTATAATTTCTATAGTATTGTTGTTTACTTTTCTTTCAATGTCTAAGTGAGAAAGAGAGTAGACCAACTTGACTGTGGATAAAACTAAACCAATAACAATACCGTTGAGTAGGTTTAAACACACGATACCTAAAATAGTAGCTGAAAAAATAAATATAACGGGCTTACCGTATTTGAATAAAGATCGAATTGCAGGGATATTAAGTAATTTAAAACCGACATAAATTAATATTGCCGCTAAACTTGCGTTTGGGATTAACGCCAATAAACTGGGAAAAAATAAGATGAACACCAGTATCCAGAGGGCATGCAGTATAGAAGAAGCGTTGGATGAGGCTCCTGCATCAACATTAGCTGTGGATCTGCTGATCACACCAGTTACTGGAGAAGCACCTAAAATGCCACAAATGACATTGGCGATACCTTGGGCAACAAGCTCTTTACTATAATTGGTTCTTGGACCATTATGCATACGTGCTACAGCACTTGCACACAGCAATGTTTCAGTGGTACCAATAAAGGCAAGGGCTACGGCGGCCATAATGATATCGCCGCTAAAACTCTTGGTCCAAAGATCCAATTTAGGCAGGTTTATGATGTTTAAGATACTGCTGGGTACATCAACGTATTGAATATCCAAAGCCATAAGTTGAGAAACAGCAACTGCTGATAAAACACCCAACAATGCACCTGGGAGCGCTTTAAGATGTTTTGGTTTGAAACGCTCCCAAAATATTAATACAAGCAGAGTTAGGGTGCCAATCAGAGCAGCACTACTTTGGCTTGGA is part of the bacterium genome and encodes:
- a CDS encoding heme-dependent peroxidase — its product is MEQTEVKDTDQHQAECIVPETFEGWATLHLMYTIDWRKWSLLSEGEQEQNLGQLQHFLENNETLDNEQGHSAIFAQLGHKGDLMLLHFRKTLEQLKQVENEFALLNIADFLEKKHSYVSYVELGMYAFTHKLHAELLDKGLKPNSDEWQSAWTENMKEQEARVHNRLFTNIPDEKYLCFYPMNKLRNDVNNWYTVPFEKRQSMMLEHGMIGRKYAGKVNQIISGSIGFDDWEWGVDLFANDPIVFKKLVYEMRYDEASALYGEFGPFYIAYRLRPNDLEGFFVS
- a CDS encoding dienelactone hydrolase family protein, encoding MHMRQVTILSTLFVLSLFFIPLSSAMTNKSVTKEKDIETEKIKYSWDDQEFHGYLAKPKKLKKHTPAILIVHEWWGHNAYAQKRAEMLAEEGYIALAIDMYGNGEKAQHPSEAGKMASRVSGNIDLMKKRFHAGMKILSSQAMVDGDRIAALGYCFGGGVVLQMARERLPLTAVISYHGSLSTSQPVKGTEEMPKVLVFHGSDDPLVSEEDLEKFKQEMKAAQADYDVVEFPGVKHAFTNPDATELGEKFSLPLEYNKKADQASWERSLMFLKNVFTQTKQKTVKAKVVNENQKAEPKEEKKEL
- the secA gene encoding preprotein translocase subunit SecA, giving the protein MANITKKIFGTQNDRDLKAFQPWVDKINLLEPEMMALSDQALKAKTQQFKEHLAQIADEDKQIAELDKLLPEAFAVCREAGRRALGMRHFDVQLIGGIALHQGKIAEMRTGEGKTLVATLPVYLNALLGKGVHVVTVNDYLAKRDSEWMGQLYNFLGLTVGNVVNGMMDEERRDAYACDVTYGQNNEFGFDYLRDNMKYRLEDYVQREHYFAIVDEVDSILIDEARTPLIISGPTDDSTDKYYVVNKVIPHLTNEKDYTLDEKTKSALLTEQGVAKVEELLKIENLYAPEHMELVHHVNQALRAHTLFHKDVDYMVKDGEVMIVDEFTGRLMQGRRWSDGLHQAIEAKENVNIENENQTLASITFQNYFRMFKKLSGMTGTAETEAEEFHKIYKLDVMVIPTNKPIARLDDPDIIYRTEQDKFKYIADDIKEKNVLGQPVLVGTVSIEKSEKLSNYLKRLGVKHNVLNAKQHENEAGIVKHAGQKGQVTIATNMAGRGTDIVLGEGVVDLGGLHIIGTERHESRRIDNQLRGRAGRQGDPGSSRFYLSLEDDLMRIFASDWVQKLLDWAGMKDGEAIEHKMTTKAIENAQRTIEGQNFDIRKHLLKYDDVMNQQRQVIYSQRKAVLGEGAIDKILEDDIEAVAEELVLQHTNQGDSQEWDWDSLEDNLKRVFNFSDDQLNTIKTGQYKSQEDLRDVLCDEALANLKDKQEQHSSELMDAIKREIKLRTIDGLWKDHLLNMDHLKEAVGWEGYAQKDPLVVYRIKGFEMFSQMLYSISQTSLERIFHVQVNVSEQDDAQEMFAQRSQQRSKTGRGQGIALPNRPKANDTNIHTTVRREGEKVGRNDPCPCGSGKKYKKCHGAD
- a CDS encoding Stp1/IreP family PP2C-type Ser/Thr phosphatase, whose translation is MRIVSCGITDIGQKRQRNEDSYLLNDELKLYVVADGMGGHVGGEFASRIAVKTVEDIIKGDDRKFSGVEDDTYLDSEPPKATDDTKQERLRDAITRAGCMIAQKAQEEPELRGMGTTTTVAYFDEGKAYFAHVGDSRAYCIRNKKISQITEDHSLVHEQLKSGLITEEEAKNHQLKNIITRSVGVQEEVETDTIVWKVQKDDIYLLCSDGLSNMVTNKEMQDIVASTDTETASRALVDLANERGGDDNISVILIRIDEL
- a CDS encoding M23 family metallopeptidase, producing the protein MKKQKKSTVFTFMFIPERHWGVKKWIVSRKWLKNAAIAMACFTVISAISITYSARDVFLSLSQEKKEDRIELLESKIRVLKTELYEAQVTLARLDTFEQKLRTMARVEKSGLAIGPLTEEEQNIIDHKENPLDFSQIGEIKEDDFAALEMTAKNIQRKASIREQSLQHLYELLRDQSSLIAATPSIWPVRGWVSSHYGKRISPFTGQVKHHHGVDIPAPIGTKVLAAADGVVIKVATESGYGKVVSIRHGYGMVTRYGHNSKNLVKVGQKVKRGEVVAEVGNTGRSTGPHLHYEVRINGVPVNPMKYMVD